The genomic stretch ATTCCTTGAAGGTTACGGCAGTATTGACACCCATGATAATATCACCCGTTCACTCGCCGCCCAAACCCAAAGTGTTGTCATTTCAGTGGGATACCGGGTTGCCCCCAGCTATACGTTCCCCATTGCCATCGAAGATAGTTATGAAGCGCTCCTCTGGGTGGTTGAACACGCTGAAGAGTTGAACGGAGACCCTGCACGTATCGCTGTGGCGGGTGACAGTGCCGGTGGAAACATCGCCACAGTAGTGGCGGCAATGGCCCGTGACAGGAAGGGTCCCGAACTGAAAGCGCAAGTCTTGCTCTATCCGGTGACCACATTTCAGGAAGTCTCCTTTCCATCCCGGGAAATTTACGATAGCGGCTATTATTTACTTTCGCGTCAAGTGATGTATCTTGCTCGTGAAAAATATACGCCGGATGAATCCATGTGGTCCAGTCCGTATACTTCGCCCCTTCATGCCGCTGATCTTTCCAACCTTCCTCCGGCCCTGATCATTACAGCTGAGTTCGACCCGCTGCGTGATGAAGGGGAAGCGTATGCCGAGCGTCTGGCTGAGTTCGGGGTGACAGTAGAAGCA from Caldalkalibacillus thermarum encodes the following:
- a CDS encoding alpha/beta hydrolase, with product MLDKFDQQIPVSDGTTIPVRVHRPSGEGPYPMIVYYHGGAFLEGYGSIDTHDNITRSLAAQTQSVVISVGYRVAPSYTFPIAIEDSYEALLWVVEHAEELNGDPARIAVAGDSAGGNIATVVAAMARDRKGPELKAQVLLYPVTTFQEVSFPSREIYDSGYYLLSRQVMYLAREKYTPDESMWSSPYTSPLHAADLSNLPPALIITAEFDPLRDEGEAYAERLAEFGVTVEALRYKGVMHGFISFYEVMYRGRHGLDETSSFLRRAFYDKLEAQPYRLQVIDPPMGMAYVRDLIEAYAFAAYLLGKQMSTILNR